In Salmo trutta chromosome 16, fSalTru1.1, whole genome shotgun sequence, a genomic segment contains:
- the LOC115149801 gene encoding dnaJ homolog subfamily B member 9-like codes for MRHLSSGMLLLGSLWCVVFLWPCDSEATTRDYYEVLGVPQSATDRQVKKAFHKLAMTYHPDRNKSPYAEKIFREIAEAYEVLSNEEKRMWYDQMGHEAFQTEGEDGGKGDWAGDGGGQGSLYFNLEELFQGLNMDEDPILEDVGDSWSFQLGGEDEDDLHEYQAFLGSSFFDLSGDPFSQMGLGDHEEGFGEQEGPQFCWKKTHTDSSAEEVCERA; via the exons ATGCGACATCTTTCCTCTGGGATGCTGCTGCTGGGCTccttgtggtgtgttgtgttcctGTGGCCCTGTGACTCTGAGGCTACTACTAGAGACTACTATGAGGTGCTGGGTGTCCCACAGTCTGCCACTGACAGGCAGGTCAAGAAGGCCTTCCATAAACTGGCCATGACATACCATCCAGACAGGAACAAAAGTCCCTATGCAGAGAAGATTTTCAGGGAGATAGCTGAAG CATACGAGGTGCTCTCAAACGAGGAGAAACGGATGTGGTATGACCAGATGGGTCATGAGGCTTTCCAGActgagggggaggatgggggtaAAGGGGACTGGGCCGGGGATGGAGGGGGCCAGGGCTCCTTGTACTTTAACCTGGAGGAGCTCTTCCAGGGCCTGAATATGGACGAGGACCCCATTCTGGAGGATGTGGGGGACTCCTGGAGCTTCCAGTTAGGGGGAGAGGATGAGGATGACCTCCATGAGTATCAGGCCTTCCTGGGTAGCAGCTTCTTTGACCTCTCGGGGGATCCCTTCAGCCAGATGGGGCTGGGGGACCATGAGGAGGGGTTTGGGGAGCAAGAGGGACCACAGTTCTGTtggaagaaaacacacacagacagcagtgCTGAGGAAGTGTGTGAGAGGGCATGA
- the si:dkey-28n18.9 gene encoding sorting nexin-6: MMEEAREGSLSVSAQTIRVADAVRDGDALTFIVISQKLSGSGEYHVARTHEDFQWLQKCLFSQEVVPGILGVIFPPLPAKPQLNAPTKVLKQLGFLAMGEDWRMYCMALETYLHQVAAHTTLSKNKCLENFLTSSEPPGRQRVRKGIFNRLSQAMEGMRKEGHKDVDDFFQTERDNNLTLTGCSKSATERFIDVVLTEQKLAVACGHFSTALHLCVEQEEDSAVLAFSKICVKLSEVIDSIKRNFESVAENNLSTLGLGLDLESRCQEAEKEMLYRRTCKLVELETASRNAERAKPVKKAAMDELKVAAEKEFDHVSGVAKQEIARFHSTRVELLRQALILWCEKQLETARDTSFRYSQHLQAFKELGE; the protein is encoded by the exons ATGATG GAGGAGGCTAGAGAGGGGTCACTTAGTGTGAGTGCCCAAACTATCCGGGTGGCTGACGCCGTTAGAGACGGGGATGCACTGACCTTCATAGTCATATCCCAGAAG ttgTCAGGCAGTGGGGAATACCATGTGGCTAGGACTCATGAGGACTTTCAGTGGTTGCAGAAGTGTCTGTTCTCTCAGGAGGTGGTGCCTGGGATACTGGGTGTCATT TTTCCTCCTCTACCAGCCAAGCCTCAGTTGAATGCACCAACCAAAGTTCTGAAACAACTTG GTTTCTTGGCCATGGGGGAGGACTGGCGTATGTACTGCATGGCACTGGAGACCTATCTCCACCAGGTGGCAGCACACACCACGCTCAGCAAGAACAAATGCCTGGAGAACTTCCTCACTAGCTCAGAG CCCCCAGGTCGTCAGAGGGTGAGGAAGGGTATCTTCAATCGCCTGAGCCAGGCCATGGAAGGGATGAGGAAGGAGGGTCACAAG GATGTGGATGACTTTTTTCAGACTGAGCGTGATAACAACTTAACTCTCACTGGGTGCTCCAAATCAGCAACAGAG AGGTTCATTGATGTGGTGCTGACAGAACAAA AACTAGCAGTGGCTTGTGGACACTTCTCAACCGCTCTGCATCTCTGTGTGGAGCAGGAAGAAGACTCGGCTGTCCTGGCCTTCTCAAA GATATGTGTCAAGCTGTCTGAGGTCATAGATTCAATCAAG AGAAACTTTGAGAGTGTTGCTGAGAACAACTTGAGCactctggggctggggctggatcTGGAGTCTCGTTGCCAAGAGGCAGAGAAG GAGATGCTGTACAGGAGGACCTGTAAGCTTGTGGAGCTAGAAACAGCCAGCAGGAATGCAGAGAGAGCCAAGCCTGTAAAGAAAGCTGCT atggACGAATTGAAAGTGGCAGCTGAGAAGGAGTTTGATCATGTATCTGGAGTGGCTAAACAGGAG atAGCAAGGTTCCACAGTACTCGTGTGGAGTTGTTACGCCAGGCTCTGATTCTGTGGTGTGAGAAGCAGCTTGAAACAGCCAGGGACACCTCCTTCCGCTACAGCCAGCACTTACAGGCTTTCAAAGAGCTGGGGGAGTGA